In Candidatus Krumholzibacteriia bacterium, the following are encoded in one genomic region:
- a CDS encoding UbiA family prenyltransferase, whose protein sequence is MSSSTGNPTRPSRWRVYVDFTRPFTLWPPALGMVSGGVTAWGAAGTKVSDDPVILVVNVFVGALMAAVLNAASNGINQIYDLPLDAINKPKRPLPSGTMEVREAKQLTAILYVVALALAAFVNWMCFVLAAAAAALTWAYSAPPFRTKRDAIGANLTIAIPRGLMLKVAGWTTVKAFDAVEPWYIGSIFFLFLLGAATTKDFADMKGDEAHGCMTLPVKYGVKKAAWMIAPFFVLPFAMIPIGVATGILTGNALFLDLMGLALAVWGVYTVWLLVRRPEELATTENHPSWTHMYLMMMALQIGFALAYVV, encoded by the coding sequence GTGGCCTCCGGCGCTCGGAATGGTCAGCGGCGGGGTCACGGCGTGGGGCGCGGCCGGTACCAAGGTCAGTGACGACCCGGTGATCCTCGTGGTGAACGTCTTCGTCGGCGCGCTGATGGCTGCCGTGCTGAACGCCGCGAGCAACGGGATCAACCAGATCTACGACCTGCCCCTCGACGCCATCAACAAGCCGAAGCGTCCACTGCCCAGTGGGACCATGGAGGTCCGGGAGGCGAAGCAGCTCACGGCGATCCTGTACGTCGTCGCCCTTGCGCTGGCTGCCTTCGTCAACTGGATGTGCTTCGTCCTGGCCGCCGCGGCCGCAGCACTCACCTGGGCCTACTCGGCGCCACCGTTCCGCACCAAGCGCGACGCGATCGGAGCCAATCTCACGATCGCGATCCCGCGCGGCCTCATGTTGAAGGTCGCCGGCTGGACCACGGTCAAGGCCTTCGACGCCGTCGAGCCTTGGTACATCGGATCCATCTTCTTCCTGTTCCTGCTCGGGGCCGCCACGACGAAGGACTTCGCCGACATGAAGGGCGACGAGGCCCATGGGTGCATGACCCTTCCCGTGAAGTACGGCGTGAAGAAGGCAGCGTGGATGATCGCACCCTTCTTCGTGCTGCCCTTCGCCATGATCCCGATCGGCGTCGCCACCGGCATCCTGACGGGCAATGCGCTCTTCCTCGATCTCATGGGGCTGGCTCTGGCGGTATGGGGCGTGTACACGGTGTGGTTGCTGGTCCGACGGCCCGAGGAACTCGCCACGACCGAGAACCATCCTTCGTGGACGCACATGTACCTCATGATGATGGCCCTGCAGATCGGGTTCGCCCTGGCCTACGTGGTGTGA
- the acpS gene encoding holo-ACP synthase has product MIVGIGVDVCDTARVRDLIERYGDRVIRRLFTEAEAARCRNPRRMHECFGGRFAAKEATLKALGTGLSNGIGWRDVELVSGEAQPPRITLHRRAREIADLRGVTGSHVTISHDAGIAVAVVILMGEPR; this is encoded by the coding sequence ATGATCGTGGGCATCGGAGTGGACGTGTGTGACACCGCACGGGTGCGGGACCTGATCGAGCGTTACGGCGATCGGGTGATCCGTCGCCTGTTCACCGAGGCGGAGGCCGCACGGTGCCGGAATCCGCGGCGCATGCACGAATGCTTCGGGGGCCGATTCGCGGCGAAGGAGGCCACGCTGAAGGCGCTCGGCACCGGCCTCTCGAACGGCATCGGGTGGCGCGACGTCGAGCTGGTGTCCGGGGAAGCGCAACCTCCACGGATCACACTGCACCGGCGTGCCCGCGAGATCGCCGACCTTCGCGGAGTGACGGGCTCGCACGTGACGATCAGTCACGACGCCGGCATCGCGGTGGCCGTGGTCATCCTCATGGGCGAGCCCCGATGA